One stretch of Cryomorphaceae bacterium 1068 DNA includes these proteins:
- a CDS encoding DoxX-like family protein, whose translation MKNAFFHKLFTFMIASVWLINGLICKVLNAVPRHEQIVGEVLGKDLSRPLTVLIGVSEIVMAVWIVSKFKSKLNAIAQIVIVATMNTLEFFLVPDLLLWGRLNSLFALLFIALVYYNEFVLAEKVNLQIGK comes from the coding sequence TTGAAAAACGCCTTCTTTCATAAGCTATTTACTTTTATGATAGCCTCGGTTTGGTTGATCAATGGACTCATTTGTAAAGTGCTCAACGCGGTTCCTCGACACGAACAAATTGTGGGGGAGGTTTTAGGTAAAGACCTTTCGAGACCTTTAACTGTGCTAATCGGTGTTTCGGAAATAGTAATGGCTGTGTGGATAGTATCAAAGTTCAAATCAAAGTTGAATGCCATCGCTCAAATAGTCATTGTGGCAACTATGAATACTCTGGAGTTTTTTCTGGTTCCTGATCTTTTACTTTGGGGAAGACTAAATTCACTTTTTGCTTTGTTGTTCATTGCACTCGTTTACTACAATGAATTTGTTCTGGCAGAAAAAGTAAACCTACAAATCGGGAAATGA
- the ppdK gene encoding pyruvate, phosphate dikinase: protein METLQDLTLSVYKFGNKQADGSKELKNLLGGKGANLAEMSRIGIPVPPGFTITTEICTQYNQEGKDSTIDRIRPDVEQAISEIEQTMGSVFGDPKNPLLISVRSGARVSMPGMMDTVLNLGLNDASVQGLIEKTGNERFVWDSYRRFIQMYSGVVLGLKPESKDDLDPFEEVIDHLKEKREIDLDTEFTISDLKDLVYDFKDIVAKRSGQPFPTDPWDQLWGAIMAVFDSWNGARAIYYRKMSGYPDDWGTAVNVQAMVFGNMSNDSATGVCFTRDAGTGENAFNGEYLLNAQGEDVVAGVRTPQQITKLGSERWAQLAQVDEKERKEKFPSLEEVMPELYSELFDYQHMLEDHYRDMQDMEFTIQEGKLWILQTRNGKRTGAAMVKIAMDLLEEGLIDEKTALNRIDPIKLDELLHPIFDPEALAEGTVIAQGLPASPGAATGKIVFFADEADKFKSTILVRTETSPEDLEGMHVAKGIVTARGGMTSHAAVVARGMGKCCVSGAGALKIDYKTRTLKVGDHEYHEGDWISINGSTGNIFEGKIRTKEPELSGEFAELMSLSDKFSRLDVRTNADTPKDAQIARSFGAKGIGLARTEHMFFEVDRIKIMREMILADTVKGRKLALKELLPMQRSDFEGIFEAMQGFPVTIRLLDPPLHEFVPHQLATQKELAEDLHISLSNVLSKIAELQEFNPMMGHRGCRLGNTYPEITEMQTQAILEAALNLKMEKGIESKPEIMIPLVGTLEEFIQQKKIIEETAIKVFRKCGDQVSYTIGTMMEIPRATLIADQIAEHADFFSFGTNDLTQMTFGYSRDDAGKFLPIYLEKGILKHDPFEVLDQEGVGQLVQTGIERGRKTDPNLKIGICGEHGGEPQSIGFFHRSGMNYVSCSPYRVPIARVASAQAAIATTE, encoded by the coding sequence ATGGAAACTTTACAAGATCTAACACTAAGCGTTTACAAGTTTGGAAATAAACAAGCCGATGGGAGCAAAGAGCTCAAGAATCTACTAGGAGGGAAAGGGGCCAATCTCGCCGAGATGAGTCGTATAGGTATTCCGGTGCCTCCGGGCTTTACCATCACTACAGAAATATGCACCCAATACAATCAGGAAGGCAAAGATTCCACTATAGATAGAATTCGACCTGACGTAGAACAGGCGATTTCGGAAATTGAACAAACCATGGGATCGGTTTTCGGCGATCCCAAAAATCCCTTACTTATTTCGGTGCGCTCGGGTGCTCGTGTTTCAATGCCGGGAATGATGGATACCGTTTTGAATCTAGGTTTAAACGATGCGTCCGTTCAGGGATTGATTGAAAAAACGGGAAATGAACGTTTTGTATGGGACTCATACAGGCGCTTCATTCAAATGTACAGCGGAGTTGTACTTGGTTTAAAACCCGAGAGTAAAGATGACCTCGATCCTTTTGAAGAAGTCATCGATCACTTAAAAGAAAAGAGAGAAATTGATCTGGATACCGAATTTACCATTTCGGACCTCAAGGATTTGGTTTATGATTTCAAAGACATTGTGGCCAAAAGGAGCGGTCAGCCATTCCCAACGGATCCCTGGGATCAGCTGTGGGGTGCCATCATGGCCGTTTTTGATAGTTGGAACGGTGCGCGAGCAATCTACTACCGAAAAATGAGTGGCTATCCGGATGATTGGGGAACCGCGGTAAACGTACAAGCCATGGTATTCGGCAATATGAGCAACGACTCAGCAACGGGTGTTTGCTTCACCCGTGATGCCGGAACAGGTGAAAATGCTTTTAACGGTGAATACTTGCTCAATGCTCAAGGTGAAGATGTGGTGGCAGGTGTGAGAACTCCTCAGCAAATAACAAAATTAGGTTCTGAACGCTGGGCTCAACTGGCTCAAGTCGATGAAAAAGAACGAAAAGAAAAATTCCCTTCACTCGAAGAAGTGATGCCCGAGCTTTACAGCGAATTATTTGATTACCAGCACATGCTCGAAGATCATTACCGAGATATGCAGGATATGGAGTTTACCATTCAGGAAGGAAAGCTTTGGATTTTGCAAACGCGGAATGGAAAAAGAACAGGTGCGGCTATGGTCAAAATAGCCATGGATCTATTGGAAGAAGGGCTAATTGACGAAAAAACCGCCCTCAACAGGATAGACCCGATTAAGCTCGACGAACTTCTGCATCCTATCTTTGACCCTGAAGCACTCGCAGAGGGAACTGTCATCGCACAGGGTCTTCCGGCTTCTCCCGGGGCAGCCACGGGAAAGATTGTCTTCTTTGCCGATGAAGCTGATAAGTTTAAGTCTACCATACTAGTTCGCACGGAAACCTCTCCTGAAGACCTAGAGGGAATGCACGTCGCCAAAGGAATTGTAACCGCGCGAGGAGGGATGACCTCCCATGCAGCCGTTGTGGCAAGAGGTATGGGGAAATGTTGTGTTTCGGGAGCAGGAGCGCTCAAGATTGATTACAAAACACGAACGCTCAAAGTTGGAGATCATGAATACCACGAAGGCGATTGGATTTCAATAAACGGAAGCACGGGTAATATTTTTGAAGGAAAAATCAGAACCAAGGAACCTGAGTTGAGTGGTGAGTTTGCAGAGCTTATGTCCCTAAGCGATAAGTTTTCTCGTTTAGACGTTCGTACGAACGCCGATACTCCCAAAGATGCTCAAATAGCCCGCTCTTTCGGCGCGAAGGGAATCGGTCTGGCAAGAACGGAACATATGTTTTTTGAGGTAGATCGGATCAAGATCATGCGTGAAATGATTTTGGCAGATACAGTAAAAGGACGTAAACTGGCACTCAAAGAGCTCCTACCCATGCAGCGCAGCGACTTTGAAGGAATCTTCGAAGCTATGCAAGGTTTTCCGGTGACGATTCGCCTATTGGATCCACCGCTTCATGAGTTCGTTCCTCACCAATTGGCGACACAAAAAGAGCTTGCTGAGGATCTCCATATTTCACTTTCTAATGTGTTGTCAAAAATAGCTGAGCTGCAAGAGTTTAACCCCATGATGGGACACCGTGGCTGCCGGTTGGGAAATACCTATCCTGAGATCACTGAAATGCAAACTCAGGCCATCCTCGAGGCTGCTCTAAATCTTAAAATGGAGAAAGGAATAGAGTCAAAACCTGAAATAATGATTCCACTCGTGGGGACGCTGGAGGAGTTTATTCAGCAGAAAAAAATTATAGAAGAAACGGCGATCAAGGTCTTTAGGAAGTGTGGAGATCAGGTTTCGTACACCATTGGAACAATGATGGAAATACCTCGAGCCACCTTAATTGCTGACCAAATTGCGGAACACGCGGATTTCTTCTCTTTTGGAACCAATGATCTTACCCAAATGACCTTTGGCTATTCCAGAGATGACGCAGGTAAATTCCTTCCCATTTATTTGGAAAAAGGAATCCTCAAACACGATCCGTTTGAAGTACTGGATCAAGAAGGTGTAGGTCAGCTCGTTCAAACGGGAATTGAGCGAGGCCGAAAAACTGATCCGAATCTCAAAATCGGAATTTGTGGTGAACATGGAGGTGAGCCACAATCTATAGGATTCTTTCATCGTTCAGGTATGAACTACGTGAGTTGTTCACCTTATAGAGTGCCTATTGCACGAGTGGCATCAGCTCAGGCAGCTATCGCCACGACTGAATAG
- a CDS encoding GNAT family N-acetyltransferase — MTNQYVFTSERLGFRNWSLDDLDEFSELNADPAVMEHFPAALTREETTEFIHRLIAHYDKHGYNYFATEIIGTGELIGFIGLAYQTYEAPFCPATDIGWRLKKSAWAKGYATEGARRCLKYAFEELKLDRVISTCTLSNVNSEKVMKKIGMTRVGEFKHPRLEAFPDYENCVWYEVSNSS, encoded by the coding sequence ATGACCAACCAGTACGTCTTCACATCAGAGCGCCTCGGCTTCAGAAATTGGAGCCTGGATGACCTAGATGAATTTTCTGAGTTAAACGCAGACCCTGCCGTGATGGAGCACTTTCCCGCGGCTTTGACCAGAGAAGAAACCACAGAATTTATCCACCGCTTGATCGCTCATTACGACAAGCACGGCTACAATTATTTTGCTACTGAAATTATCGGTACGGGAGAGTTGATAGGATTTATTGGCTTGGCTTATCAAACCTATGAAGCACCTTTCTGTCCCGCCACGGATATTGGTTGGCGTTTAAAGAAATCGGCATGGGCCAAAGGCTACGCCACTGAAGGGGCGAGGCGATGCTTGAAATATGCCTTTGAAGAGTTAAAGCTTGATCGGGTCATTTCAACCTGCACACTGAGTAATGTTAATTCTGAAAAAGTGATGAAGAAAATCGGGATGACCAGAGTGGGAGAGTTCAAGCACCCGCGACTCGAGGCATTCCCCGATTATGAGAATTGCGTTTGGTATGAAGTATCCAACAGTAGTTAA
- a CDS encoding pseudouridylate synthase: MDEQLIFSFKTDISRISIPEKINNPFGSLIPKIAEIAAAEFQEYITENAQDWEHDFSVDNGKMFGVLVIQKEDKSYGYLRGVSGTLPGKGKSKSLVPSIFDDSADDYFIHKGMVALTEMTRRMNALKNESEISRLKKARKEKSFALQQQLFEHYRFLNSRGNEKNVVEIFKSSSHGNPPSAAGDCAAPKLLQYAFEHGLKPLALAEFWWGLSPKGKERKHKEFYPSCKNKCRPILEYMLDDEGLFDQVKNVNTVK, encoded by the coding sequence ATGGACGAGCAACTTATTTTTAGTTTTAAAACAGATATTTCAAGGATTTCCATTCCTGAAAAAATCAACAATCCCTTTGGGTCACTTATCCCCAAAATAGCTGAGATCGCCGCAGCTGAGTTTCAAGAATACATTACCGAAAACGCGCAAGATTGGGAGCACGACTTCAGTGTCGATAATGGAAAAATGTTTGGAGTTCTGGTGATTCAAAAAGAGGACAAGTCTTATGGTTACCTGCGGGGAGTGTCGGGAACACTTCCCGGTAAAGGAAAAAGCAAGAGTTTGGTTCCTTCGATATTTGATGATTCGGCAGATGACTACTTCATCCACAAAGGTATGGTCGCCTTGACTGAAATGACTCGCAGAATGAACGCCTTGAAAAATGAATCTGAAATTTCCCGATTGAAAAAAGCCAGGAAAGAGAAATCCTTTGCTTTGCAGCAGCAGCTATTTGAGCATTATCGCTTTTTGAACAGTCGAGGTAATGAGAAGAATGTAGTGGAGATTTTCAAAAGTTCGTCCCACGGAAATCCGCCCTCAGCGGCAGGTGATTGCGCAGCTCCCAAATTGCTGCAATACGCCTTCGAGCATGGCTTAAAACCCCTTGCCTTGGCTGAATTTTGGTGGGGGCTTTCGCCAAAAGGCAAAGAGCGAAAACACAAAGAGTTCTATCCATCTTGCAAGAATAAATGCAGGCCGATATTGGAGTACATGCTGGATGACGAAGGTTTGTTTGATCAAGTCAAAAACGTCAATACAGTAAAATGA
- a CDS encoding inorganic diphosphatase, translating into MNNHPWHDVSIGENYPEKVRGIIEIPKNCRAKYELDKESGMLILDRVLYSSINYPANYGFIPQTYCDDNDPLDILVISQIDIVPMCLVEATVLGVMRMLDGGEMDDKIIAVASNDISVNHMKDISDLPPHLTTELRSFFEDYKKLEHKEVIVEEFQGREVALEVINQAVIDYREKYGK; encoded by the coding sequence ATGAACAACCACCCTTGGCATGACGTAAGTATCGGAGAAAACTACCCCGAAAAAGTAAGAGGCATCATTGAAATTCCAAAGAATTGCCGAGCGAAATATGAACTGGACAAAGAGTCGGGAATGCTAATACTCGACAGAGTTTTATACTCATCGATTAACTATCCCGCCAATTACGGATTCATACCTCAGACTTATTGTGATGATAACGATCCGCTGGACATTCTCGTCATTTCCCAAATAGACATTGTGCCCATGTGCTTGGTGGAAGCTACTGTTCTCGGGGTTATGCGCATGCTCGACGGAGGTGAGATGGATGACAAGATTATCGCTGTGGCGTCAAATGATATTAGTGTCAATCATATGAAAGACATTTCTGACTTGCCTCCACACCTCACTACTGAGTTGCGGAGCTTCTTTGAGGATTATAAAAAGCTCGAGCACAAAGAAGTCATTGTAGAAGAATTTCAGGGAAGAGAAGTGGCCCTGGAAGTAATCAATCAGGCTGTAATCGACTACAGGGAGAAGTACGGGAAGTAG
- a CDS encoding cold shock domain-containing protein, with protein MSQGKVKFFNNAKGFGFITPDDGGKDAFVHQSSLTEDIREGDTVSFDLEQGEKGLNAVNVKVL; from the coding sequence ATGAGTCAAGGAAAAGTAAAGTTTTTTAATAATGCCAAGGGTTTTGGGTTTATCACACCCGATGACGGTGGCAAGGATGCCTTCGTTCATCAGTCTTCATTGACCGAAGACATTAGAGAAGGTGATACCGTAAGCTTCGATTTGGAGCAAGGTGAAAAAGGACTGAACGCAGTAAATGTGAAAGTACTTTAA
- a CDS encoding DUF2071 domain-containing protein — MRFLKKHPFGVEAYFDSSLVLTFAVLKEELQVLIPECLELDTFQDKWAFIAVALVQTRGLRPKGFPLFFGNDFFLIGYRIFVRYTNNAGRRLRGLYIVKSETDKKRMEFFGNIFTHYNYSTTDISQSMNGNFRHITSQKSKFEIVVEQTNGETKLPEGSPFDDWKAARKFAGPLPHTFTYQPDDRSVLIIEGVRQNWKPQPVKVTNYNFDFLNELNLNGMVLANAFEVKNIPYYWKKGLVEKWN, encoded by the coding sequence ATGAGGTTTTTAAAAAAGCACCCCTTTGGAGTTGAAGCATATTTTGATAGTTCTCTTGTCCTAACTTTTGCTGTTCTAAAAGAAGAACTTCAAGTATTAATTCCAGAATGTTTGGAGCTAGACACTTTTCAGGATAAATGGGCATTTATTGCAGTGGCGTTGGTTCAAACCAGAGGGTTAAGGCCAAAAGGGTTTCCTCTATTTTTTGGGAATGACTTTTTCCTAATTGGATACAGAATTTTTGTTCGGTATACAAATAATGCAGGAAGACGACTCAGAGGACTATACATAGTCAAGTCAGAGACAGACAAGAAAAGAATGGAGTTTTTTGGGAACATCTTCACTCACTACAACTACTCAACCACCGACATCAGTCAAAGCATGAATGGTAATTTTAGACACATCACTTCCCAGAAGTCAAAATTTGAAATAGTAGTTGAGCAAACAAATGGCGAAACAAAACTCCCTGAAGGTTCACCTTTTGATGATTGGAAAGCTGCTCGGAAATTTGCAGGCCCACTGCCCCATACGTTTACCTATCAGCCAGATGATAGATCCGTATTAATTATTGAAGGAGTTCGCCAAAACTGGAAACCGCAACCCGTTAAAGTGACAAATTATAATTTTGATTTTCTCAATGAATTAAATTTGAACGGGATGGTTTTAGCCAATGCCTTTGAAGTCAAGAACATTCCATACTATTGGAAAAAAGGCCTTGTTGAAAAATGGAACTAG
- a CDS encoding GNAT family N-acetyltransferase, with amino-acid sequence MISIDRMDYANQESERLIYRRATFDDIPAWSEFFVDNDRLHFFDFDLTKTKEELAEQWIVKQFERYTTNGYGHLAVELKSTGALIAMGGILPREIKGRPEFEIGYSVNPRYWGNGYATETAMTMKDFAINQIDSPRFISIIDLENHQSANVAVKNGMKVLFQTDFMGAEVNIYGIDNSAKSTI; translated from the coding sequence TTGATCAGCATCGATAGAATGGACTACGCCAATCAAGAGAGTGAGCGCCTGATTTATCGTCGAGCTACCTTTGATGATATTCCTGCCTGGTCCGAATTCTTTGTGGATAATGACCGACTCCATTTTTTTGATTTTGACCTTACCAAGACCAAAGAGGAACTGGCAGAGCAATGGATAGTGAAGCAATTTGAGCGGTACACAACCAATGGTTATGGTCATCTAGCAGTAGAATTGAAGTCAACGGGAGCGCTAATAGCTATGGGCGGTATATTGCCAAGGGAGATTAAGGGTCGACCTGAATTTGAAATTGGCTATTCCGTCAATCCGAGGTACTGGGGAAATGGATACGCCACTGAAACTGCCATGACGATGAAGGACTTTGCAATCAACCAAATCGATTCTCCTCGGTTTATCTCTATTATCGACTTGGAGAATCACCAATCGGCCAATGTAGCCGTGAAGAATGGCATGAAAGTCTTATTTCAAACTGATTTCATGGGAGCAGAGGTGAATATATACGGGATAGATAATAGCGCTAAATCAACCATTTAA
- a CDS encoding VOC family protein, producing MLLGAFSVSLSVKDIHQSKAFYEKLGFTVLAGEIEKNYLIMKNENALIGLFQGMFPDNILTFNPGWNERGQNTETFDDIREIQKQLMSSGIEIPTPLDESSEGPANIMVTDPDGNVILIDQHR from the coding sequence ATGTTATTAGGTGCCTTTTCCGTAAGTCTTAGTGTAAAAGACATTCATCAATCAAAAGCTTTTTACGAAAAGCTAGGTTTTACTGTTCTCGCAGGAGAGATCGAAAAAAACTACCTCATCATGAAAAATGAGAATGCATTGATCGGACTCTTCCAAGGAATGTTTCCCGACAATATCCTCACTTTCAATCCCGGCTGGAATGAAAGAGGGCAGAACACAGAGACCTTTGACGACATCAGAGAGATCCAAAAACAGCTGATGTCTTCGGGGATTGAAATACCGACACCGTTGGACGAATCATCAGAAGGCCCTGCTAACATCATGGTCACCGACCCCGACGGCAATGTGATACTAATTGATCAGCATCGATAG
- a CDS encoding DUF4421 family protein — translation MENDQSSDVNTQMLKNIETSIGPRYAYTFIAKEKFYLSLGVFGSLGYLNTKVTTRLPAEDVIINQDNFIFRWDTKVGVGYNVSRFYTGAYTNLSGIQYQQENTTVVNHETRIFYHLFLGMRFNAPRFIERQVKNIEKKIP, via the coding sequence ATTGAAAATGACCAGTCATCCGATGTAAATACCCAGATGTTAAAAAACATTGAGACCAGCATTGGACCTAGATATGCCTACACATTTATTGCCAAAGAGAAATTCTATCTGTCATTGGGAGTTTTTGGAAGCTTAGGCTATTTGAATACCAAGGTGACAACTCGACTGCCTGCCGAGGATGTAATAATCAATCAAGATAATTTCATTTTCAGATGGGATACGAAAGTCGGAGTGGGATATAATGTGTCACGTTTCTACACGGGAGCATATACAAACTTATCAGGTATCCAGTACCAACAGGAAAACACGACGGTGGTCAACCATGAGACAAGAATTTTCTACCACTTATTTTTAGGGATGAGATTTAATGCGCCACGTTTCATAGAGCGACAGGTGAAAAACATTGAAAAAAAAATCCCATAG
- a CDS encoding RidA family protein: MATDLNRHNISTGSTFEERIGYSRAVVAGEWVFVSGTTGYDYSTMTISNDIVKQTEQCLQNIEKVLTEAGSKLEDIVRVTYILPEASEFEMCWPTLRKYFGEVKPAATMISAGLANDLMKIEIEVTAIRS, encoded by the coding sequence ATGGCAACAGATCTAAATAGACACAACATCTCAACAGGCTCTACTTTCGAAGAGAGAATAGGCTACTCCAGAGCTGTAGTGGCTGGAGAGTGGGTATTCGTATCAGGCACTACCGGCTACGACTACTCGACAATGACTATTTCTAATGACATTGTTAAACAAACCGAGCAGTGCTTGCAAAACATAGAGAAAGTATTGACCGAAGCAGGCTCGAAGCTCGAGGACATTGTGCGCGTAACCTATATTCTTCCCGAAGCATCGGAGTTTGAGATGTGCTGGCCCACTTTACGAAAGTACTTTGGCGAAGTAAAACCTGCTGCCACAATGATCTCAGCCGGTTTAGCAAATGACTTAATGAAAATAGAGATTGAAGTAACGGCAATCAGAAGTTAA
- a CDS encoding class I SAM-dependent methyltransferase produces the protein MELGRKRFQGIGNIIRFNWHFYLIACLGLALLFAFSSYLPASLQTLALSLALLVTLTITTSLAVSYYVYDLSDLYQLRWLSDADDKTVLNVNAGFDETSDLIRVYFPKVDLTICDFYNEEQHTEPSIKRARRAYPLIEDTLVVSTDRLPFSEDSFDYSLAILSAHEIRNEKERIVFFKELNRVTKSEGQIYVTEHLRDFNNFLAYSIGSFHFHSKSTWKRTFDHANLKIAGEIKSTPFITTFILKKNGASV, from the coding sequence ATGGAACTAGGACGAAAACGTTTTCAAGGGATAGGCAATATTATTCGATTCAATTGGCACTTTTACCTAATCGCGTGCTTGGGTTTGGCTTTATTGTTTGCTTTCAGTTCTTATTTACCCGCGTCATTACAAACGCTGGCTTTGTCGCTTGCACTTTTAGTGACGCTTACCATCACTACTTCGCTTGCCGTATCCTATTACGTTTACGATTTGTCAGATCTCTACCAGTTGAGGTGGCTCTCCGATGCTGACGATAAAACGGTCTTGAATGTGAATGCCGGGTTCGACGAAACCAGTGATCTTATTAGGGTTTATTTCCCTAAAGTCGATTTGACCATTTGTGACTTCTACAACGAAGAACAGCATACTGAACCATCTATCAAGAGAGCCAGAAGAGCTTATCCACTTATTGAAGATACATTAGTAGTTTCGACAGATAGACTTCCCTTTTCGGAGGACTCATTTGATTATTCCCTAGCTATTTTATCAGCCCATGAAATAAGAAACGAAAAAGAGAGAATTGTTTTTTTTAAAGAATTGAACCGAGTCACGAAATCAGAGGGACAAATCTATGTCACCGAACATTTGAGAGACTTCAACAATTTTTTGGCTTATTCCATTGGCTCTTTTCATTTTCATTCCAAATCAACTTGGAAGCGGACTTTTGACCACGCTAATCTGAAAATTGCGGGAGAAATAAAATCAACACCTTTCATCACAACTTTCATACTCAAAAAAAATGGAGCTTCAGTTTAA
- a CDS encoding class I SAM-dependent methyltransferase yields MTEVRKKHWESVYRTKSPDQVSWTQLTPHVSLELIESSGLDKTARIIDVGGGDSRLVDHLLDEGFENITVLDISEQALEKVKKRLGDRANLVKYISSDIVDFKPEGTYDLWHDRAAFHFLINNEDIETYRSIVNTHVTDSMIIGTFSKRGPLKCSGLEVSQYDPIELEEVFKPEFKREECLNRDHETPFRTQQNFIFCRFKK; encoded by the coding sequence ATGACTGAAGTAAGAAAAAAGCATTGGGAGAGCGTTTATCGAACCAAATCGCCCGATCAGGTGAGTTGGACGCAACTAACTCCTCATGTTTCACTTGAATTGATTGAGTCTTCGGGCCTTGATAAAACGGCGCGCATCATAGATGTGGGAGGTGGTGACAGTCGATTGGTCGATCATTTGCTGGATGAGGGCTTTGAGAACATTACGGTTCTTGATATCTCTGAACAGGCCTTGGAAAAGGTGAAGAAACGATTGGGTGACCGTGCCAATCTGGTAAAGTATATTAGTTCTGATATCGTCGATTTTAAGCCAGAAGGCACTTATGACCTTTGGCACGATCGAGCTGCCTTCCATTTTTTAATCAACAACGAAGACATCGAAACATACCGATCAATCGTGAATACCCACGTAACAGATAGCATGATCATTGGTACGTTTTCAAAAAGAGGTCCCTTAAAGTGCAGTGGACTTGAGGTCAGTCAATACGACCCAATTGAATTGGAAGAGGTATTCAAACCTGAATTCAAAAGAGAAGAGTGCTTGAATAGAGATCACGAAACTCCATTTAGAACACAGCAAAACTTTATATTCTGTAGATTTAAAAAATGA
- a CDS encoding bacteriocin fulvocin C-related protein, translating to MKYLTNIQSLLFLLLFASVVTACKDDKPKSTEKPVVVEKPTETPVEASAITTLRLSIAALHPEDQRAIIGSLPAHYTYALWKDRLSELMASAETTAKSDLLSSVHSGLQLSMYTDDEVSSQTQLFVDNMRTSALEVYDNDTMHVLSMFTTLGESVETTGITEGGGAALPNCECTTYGLDFDCHIFDDCVAGGCVKVKRACGFWDIYDCNGLCVD from the coding sequence ATGAAGTATCTAACCAATATTCAATCGCTTTTATTCTTATTATTATTCGCATCTGTTGTCACAGCCTGCAAGGATGACAAGCCCAAATCAACCGAGAAACCGGTAGTGGTGGAAAAGCCTACCGAAACCCCCGTTGAAGCTTCGGCGATTACCACCTTACGTTTGTCTATCGCGGCCCTACACCCCGAAGATCAGCGAGCGATAATAGGATCCTTACCCGCTCATTACACCTATGCCTTATGGAAAGATCGATTAAGTGAACTAATGGCCTCAGCCGAAACAACGGCAAAATCTGATTTGCTCTCCTCGGTTCACAGCGGTCTCCAATTGTCGATGTATACTGATGACGAAGTATCTTCCCAAACTCAACTATTTGTCGACAATATGCGCACCAGCGCACTAGAAGTGTATGATAATGATACGATGCATGTTCTGTCCATGTTTACCACATTAGGTGAATCTGTAGAGACCACAGGTATAACCGAAGGAGGAGGAGCAGCCCTCCCCAACTGTGAATGCACGACCTATGGACTTGATTTTGACTGCCATATTTTCGATGATTGCGTGGCCGGTGGCTGTGTAAAGGTGAAAAGGGCATGTGGTTTCTGGGATATTTATGATTGCAATGGACTATGCGTTGATTAG
- a CDS encoding T9SS type A sorting domain-containing protein produces MKKLYFLLGLAFLGSQATMAQTIWTGETMTFVKAGGADFTLEENQDRITNDVWITRGNNQGIYNIAVESSYEDFVSPVGTEWAIGTTSDIESLTFTDWESTSGSNPPSLVNQDMVVHLIDDDIYIDIKFTNWGSGMQGGQGAFSYERSTNQSLSVDDASANQEIVLFPNPAVDYIQVSGLEDVQQYSVFNLLGQEVKNGLITEMGQIQIGELQRGLYFLRIGNGPASRFVKN; encoded by the coding sequence ATGAAAAAACTTTACTTTTTACTCGGCTTGGCCTTTCTTGGCTCGCAAGCCACTATGGCCCAAACCATTTGGACTGGTGAAACTATGACTTTTGTCAAAGCAGGTGGAGCTGATTTCACTCTTGAAGAAAATCAAGATAGAATAACAAATGATGTTTGGATTACCCGTGGAAACAACCAAGGGATTTACAATATCGCGGTAGAATCGTCTTACGAGGATTTTGTAAGTCCGGTTGGAACAGAGTGGGCTATTGGTACAACATCTGATATAGAGTCGCTCACTTTCACCGATTGGGAATCGACTAGTGGTTCTAACCCTCCTTCTTTGGTAAATCAGGATATGGTTGTGCACTTAATAGATGACGATATTTACATCGACATAAAGTTCACTAATTGGGGTTCAGGAATGCAAGGTGGACAAGGAGCTTTCTCTTACGAGAGATCAACCAATCAGAGTTTGAGTGTGGACGATGCATCTGCCAATCAAGAGATTGTATTGTTCCCTAATCCGGCTGTAGATTACATCCAAGTATCAGGGCTTGAAGATGTGCAACAGTATTCGGTTTTCAATCTTTTGGGACAAGAGGTAAAAAATGGCCTCATCACAGAAATGGGTCAAATCCAAATTGGAGAACTTCAAAGAGGACTTTACTTTTTGAGAATAGGAAATGGTCCTGCGTCTCGATTTGTTAAGAACTAG